The Mycolicibacterium monacense genome contains the following window.
CAGATCTGGCAGGGCCTGACGGGCAACACCTTCGGGAAGGCCATGCTGGGGTTACGGCTTGTCCGCGCCGCCGACCACCGGCCGCCGGGGGTTGGCGCCACGGTACTGCGCGGCCTGGCGTTCGTCGCCACTCTCGGCCTGGCCGGCCTGCCGGTGCTGCTGAGCCCTCAACCCGCCGCCGCGTGGCATGACCGGCTCAGCGGCCTCGGCGTGCTCGACGTGACGACCGGCGCGAACCCGCTGGGCCAACCCCGACAACGCACGCTGCGCCGGACGCCCAACCGCGGACTCAACCGGGTCGTGTCACCGGTTCCCGTATCAGGGAGACGCGGGTAGATGCAGGCCAAATTCATCCTCCGCCGGCCAGACGACAGCAGAGCGCAGCTCGCCATCACCGCCGACGCCACCGCGACGGTGGCCGAACTGGCTCAGGCGTTGGCCGCCGGCGACCCCGATCAGCGTCAACCGCCACCCGGCACCGGGCTCACCCTCAAGGTCGAACACACCGCCTTCGACCGCGGCGCGGCCGGACGGCTGTTGGATCCGGCACGCAGCCTCACCGATTCGGGTCTGCAGTCGGGGTCGACGGTCAGCCTCGCGGCGGCGCCGACGGTCACCCACGGCCGCAGGCGGGGCCGCACCGCGGCCGTCGCCCGCATCCTCGACGGCCCCGACGCGGGACTTGAATTTCCTCTGCCGCAGGGTAACTCATCTGTGGGCACGGGCCTCACCAACGACGTCACCCTCACCGACCACGGGCTCACCGACGTCCACGCGGCGATCACCGTCGGGGAGAGCATCGAGATCGTCAACCTGGCCGGGCCGTCGGGGGTCTGCATCGGCGGCCAGCCGGTGCAACGCGCGATCGTGGGGGCCGGCGACGTCGTGCAACTGGCCGCCACCTCGCTGGCGATCCTGCCCACCCTGCGGCCCGGGACCACCCAGACCGACAGCGTGGCCATCGAGTTCAACCGGTCACCTCGGGTGGTGGCCCGGTTCGACGAGCACGAGTTCACCGCACCCAGACCACCACAACCCCCCGAACCGGCCCGCTTCCCCATCATCTCGGTACTCGCGCCACTGATCATGGGGCTCATCCTGTTCGCGGTGACCCGCAGCATGCTCGCCGTGGTGTTCATCGCGCTGAGTCCAGTGCTGATGGTCGGCATGTACATCGACACGAAACTGCAGGCGCGCAGGCGCCAGGAGAACGAGGCGAAACGGTTCGCCGACTCGCTGCGCGCCCTTGCCGGCGAGCTCACCGAGGCCCAGCGGGTCGAGCGCGCCGTGCGGCTGGCCGAAGCCCCCGCGCTGGGCCAGGTTGTCGAGGCGATCCACCGGCTCGGGCCGCTGCTGTGGACGCACCGCCCGGAACACCCCGCCTTCCTCACCGTGCGGCTCGGGCTCGGGGATGCGGCCTCCCGCTGCCGGATCCGGTTGTCGGACAACGATAGCGCCGAGATCGAACACACCGCGCAACTCAACGATCTGCAGAGCCGGTTCAGCACGGTCGAGGATGTGCCGATCGTGGCGAACCTGCGCGAATCCGGTGCGTTGGGCATCTGCGGGCCGCGCGGCGTGGTCGACGGCGTCGCCCGCGGCATCGTCATGCAGCTCGCCGGACTGCACTCCCCGGCCGATCTCGCGATCACCGCGTTCAGCTCCCCGCAGTCCCGGGCGTCGTGGCAGTGGCTGGAGTGGATGCCGCACACCGGCTCGATTCACAGCCCGCTGTCGGGCAACCACCTGACCGACAGCGCCAACGGTGGGCAGGCGCTGCTGTCGCGTCTCGAGGACCTCGTGAAACAGCGAGCCGCTCGCGAAACACTCAGTGGCGACGACACATTGGTCGTTCCGGCCGTGATCGTGCTCGTGGAGGACACCGCGCCCATCGACCGGTCCCGACTCACCCGACTGGCAGAACAGGGCGGGCCGGTCGGTGTGTACGTGGTGTGGGTGGCCACCCAGGTCGAGAGCCTGCCCGCCGCGTGCCGCACCTTCGTGCTCATCGAGAACGAGTCCGAAGGCGCCACCGTGGGCCACGTCCGCCACGGCCGACACACCTTCCCGGTGGCCTGCGAGAGCATCGAGGTCGCCGACGCCCGGCAGGTCGCGCTGCTGCTGGCACCGGTGGTCGACGTGGGCGCGGCTGTCGAGGACGCAACCGACCTGCCGCGCTCGGTGTCGTATCTGACGCTGGC
Protein-coding sequences here:
- a CDS encoding RDD family protein, coding for MAGQPGGAALSCPQCGSGLPPHARFCGTCGQTLSGRILVPRPRARAAPVDEPATPPDTVTPAGGGVRCAASLLDLAVMISPAMPLSTAGAVLGVAEVVYVVVPVAFVAVWIWLQIWQGLTGNTFGKAMLGLRLVRAADHRPPGVGATVLRGLAFVATLGLAGLPVLLSPQPAAAWHDRLSGLGVLDVTTGANPLGQPRQRTLRRTPNRGLNRVVSPVPVSGRRG